Within the Polaribacter pectinis genome, the region GAAAAAAGAGATTCTTAAAGGAATGAACGAATCTTTAGTTAAACAAGAATTAGAAGCAATAGCAACTGACCAAATTAAAGGAGAATATGTTTCTGTTGGTTCTTTAGAAGAAGTTTCAACTGGTGGTAACTGGCCTCCTTCTTATGATAAAAAAGATGCTAAAAAAGAGTAGCAATATTTCTTTAAAAAATACAAAAGACACAAAGTTATCCATCCAATTTAATTTGGATGGATTTTCTTTTTGTATCTCTAACATTGCAAATAATAATACACTTTACTTTTCTGAATATCAGTTTTCTGAAACTCAATTAACTCCAGAAAATTTATTATTAGAGGTTGAAGAAATCTTTAAAAAAGACACCAATTTACAGCACGATTTTTCTAATGTAACAGTTATTCATCAAAACAACTTATCTACACTTGTACCTAATAAATATTTTGTAGAAGAAAGATTAGCAGATTATTTAAATTTTAATATAAAAACATTGGCTACAGATTTTATCACATTTGATGAAATTGATAATATGGAAGCCAAAAATGTTTATGTTCCTTATGTTAATATCAACAACTATTTGTTTCAAAATTTTGGCGAATTCGAATACAAACATCATATTTCTGTATTACTTAAAAAGTTATTAGAAACTACAAATACAGTAGAAAAAACCATGTTTGTAAATGTTTCTAAAGCAAGTTTAGATCTTGTAGTTCTTCAAAATAATAAATTACTATTTTCTAATTCTTTCTCTTTCGAAACCAAAGAAGATTTTATCTATTATATTTTATTTGTTGCAGAACAATTAGAACTAAATACTGAAGTTTTTCCTTTATATTTTATGGGTGAAGTAAAAATTACTTCAGACATCTATAAAATAGCGTTTGCATACATCAGAAACATTTATTTTTTAGAAAGTAAAAATTCCATTTTTAATCATTTAGAAAGTCCAAAACATTCTAATTACATCTTACTAGGTTCATGAGAATAATCTCCGGAAAATACAAAAGCAGACGCTTATCTGCTCCAAAAAACTTACCTGTTCGTCCAACAACAGATATGGCTAAAGAGTCTTTATTTAATATTTTAAATAATACTTATTATTTTGATAATATTTCTGTAATAGATTTGTTTGCTGGAACAGGTAATATAAGTTACGAATTTGCTTCTAGAGGAACAAAAAACATCTATGCTATAGATGCTCATTTTGGGTGTATAAAATATATTAACGAAACTGCCAAAGATTTAGAGTTACCAATAAATACTTTTAAAAGTGATGTTTACAAATTTTTAGAAAAAACATCTTTACAAGCTGATGTTATTTTTGCAGACCCACCTTATGATTTTGAAACTGAACAGTTTCTTAAAATTGTAGATTTAGTTTTCGATAGAAAACTTCTAGCAGAAGAAGGTGTTTTAATTGTAGAACACTCTAAACATACAGATTTGTCTAAACATGAAAAACATGCTTACGACAAACGTTATGGTGGAAATGTATTTAGTTTTTTTGAAGTATAACTAATTATTCTAATATAAAATCTTACAAAAGCGAAGTAATAATATCAGAAATTGTAATTCCTTCTGCTTCTGCTTTGTAATTCTTTACAATTCTATGAGATAAAATAGGAATTGCTACTGCTTTTACATCTTCTATATCTGGCGAATATTTTCCATTTACAGCTGCATGTGCTTTTGCCGCCAAAATTAAATTTTGCGAAGCTCTTGGACCTGCTCCCCAATCTAAATAGCTTTTTACTAAATCTGTTGCTGCTGGAGATTTTGGTCTTGTTTTACCAACCAAACTCACAGCATATTCAATAACATTATCCGCTACAGGAATTTTACGAATCAGTTTTTGAACCTCAACAATTTCTTTAGCAGAAAATAATGAATTAATAGAATTATTAATATTACTTGTAGTGTTTTTTACTACTGTAACCTCTTCTTCAAAAGTTGGATATTCTAAGTTGATAGAAAACATAAATCTATCTAACTGCGCTTCTGGCAAAGGATATGTACCTTCTTGCTCTATTGGGTTTTGTGTTGCCAACACAAAGAAAGGTAAATCTAGTTTATAATGATTTCCAGAAACAGTTACAGAGCGTTCTTGCATTGCTTCTAACAAAGCTGCTTGTGTTTTTGGCGGTGTTCTATTTATTTCATCTGCCAAAATAATATTAGAAAAAATTGGACCTTTTATAAATTTAAATTGTCTGCTTTCATCTAAAATTTCACTTCCTAAAATATCTGATGGCATTAAATCTGGAGTAAACTGAATTCTCTTAAAATTAAGCCCTAATGCATCTGAAACTGTATTTACTAATAATGTTTTTGCCAAACCTGGCACACCTATTAATAAAGAATGTCCTCCACAAAAAATAGACAACAACGTAAAGTTTACAGCCTCATGTTGACCAATAATTACTTTACCAATTTCTTCTTTTAGTAAATTATACTTATTTACTAATTCTTTTACTGCATTAACGTCAGACATTATTTACTCGTTTTCTTTTTCCAATTTCTTTTAAATGAACATTTTCCATGGTCTTCACCTAACTTAATGTAAGTATCAGTTATTTTTTCTTTTGCCCACTTTTCTACTGTTTCTTCTTTCTTTTTTTGAAGTGCTAATTGTTGAATTTTTACATAATCTTCAACTAAATCTGCTGTATGTGTATCAGTTCTATCTCTCATTAAAATGAACTTAAACATTTTATCTCCACCTCTAGTTTGGTCGAAAAAAGCATCTGTAATTTCACCTTTTTTAAGATCACTAACTCTAGCGTAGAATGCAGGATCCATTCTTGTTAAATCGAATTTAGATTCTCCTGTAGATGGGTTTATAATTAAACCTCCATTGTTTTTTGTATCATCATCTTGAGAGTATTTTTTTACAGCTTCATCAAAAGTGATTTTTCCAGATTTAATATCTTCAATTATTTTTTCTGCTTTTTCTTTAACTTCATTCAGTTTATTTTCTGGGATTTCTGGCTGCATTAAAATATGAGAAGCAACTCTAGTATTACCTTTTACTTCATGTAATTGCATTAAATGATATCCAAAATCTGACTTAAAGGGTTTAGAAACTTGACCAATATCTAATGTAAATGCCATTTCTTTAAACTCTTTTATAAAGCTAGCGTCTTTGGTAATTGTATATCTACCTCCATTTTGAGTTACACCAGGATCATCTGAATTAATAATGGCTTTCATTTTAAAATTTGCGCCATCTTCTAATTCTTTTTTTATCTCGTTTAATTTTGCAATTATTCGATCGTTTTCTTCTTGAGTAGGTTCTGCATTAATAACAATTTGTGCTAATTCTATTTCTGCAGGAAAATCTGGTAATTCTCCTTTATCTTTTAATCCGTTATAATATAAACGAACTTCTTCTGGAGTAACATCTACCTTTTCAGTAATTTTTTGCTGTTCTTTTTCTATTAAAAGATTTTCTTTTTGAACGGTATTTAGTTCTTTTTTTAAATCATCTAAATCATTAAAACCATAAGCTTTAATTACTTTATCTACAGTACCATATTGTTGTGTAAAAAACTGAATACTTCTATCTACTCTACTAGAAATTTCTGATTCAGAAACGGTTACACTATCAATTACTGCATGGTGTGCTAGTAATTTTTGTTGCATTAACTCTTCTAGCATTTCGCAATCTGTAATGGCTACTTTACCTTCACTTCTTAACTCAATTTCTTGCTTAAATTTGTCTATATCAGAATCTAAAACAATGTTTTTTCCTACTACTACTGCAACTCCATCTATCTTTACTTTTTGTGCTGTGGTTTGTAAACTCATCAACCCAAAAAAGGCAGCTATTAAAGGAAATTTAATATACTTTAAAATTATTGTTTTGTGTGGCATCTTTTACTATTATTTTTTCTATCTCTCTAATTAATTCTATTTTGCGTTTGTGCAAAATCATCTGTTTTATGGTTGGCTTTATATAACTTAATGGCGCTATAGAATTGCGAAGTAAAACATCATTTACAGCCACCAAATATAAACCTAATGAATCTTGTTTTTGAATGAATTTTGATTTTTTTAACAGATTTTCTTTAGAAATAGGAAGTTTTAACAAAATGTTATCTATTTGTGTCCAAATTGAATCGTTAAATTGATGAAACTTAAAACTTAATTCTTGTTTTTCTAATGCTTCTAAATCTTCTATATCATCAGATTTAAATAACTGTATCAATTCTTTTTCATTAATAAGATTGGCACTAAAATGAAGATATTTTGCCTTAACAAGTTCTTCATTCAATTTAAAATTTTCTTTATTTCTAGTATAATAAGCTTCTATTTCCTCTTCAGAAATAACTGTATCTAACTGCTGTTTAATTAATTGCTCTTTGTAATTATTAATTAACAAACTTTCTTTGTAGTCTTTAACTAAACCATTTATCTGGTTAATTGCTTCTAAAGAACTGTTTTTCTCTGCTTTATTAAGTAACAACTGTTTTATAGCCCAATCTTGAATGTAGCTTTTTACCAAAACAAGACTGTCTTGGGTACTTAAATTCTTTGGAAAAACACCTTCTAAATCTTTCTTAAAAAGCTTTTCTGTATTTACAATTGCTATAATTTCTGATGCATTATTTTCCTTCTCTTGTAACTTAAAATAGTTACAAGAGGTAAAAACAATTACACATAAAAAAATGGCAAAAATTCTCATTATCTTTCTTCGTAAAATTTAATTAGTTTTTTTAACTGTCTTTTATCAACTTTAATTTTACTTTCTCTTCTTAAGGCAGCAATCCATTCTTTTTCTAAAAAGTTCTGATAATCGTTCATTACCTCACCTTTTATTTTTTCTAATTCTTTAGATTTATATTTAGTTGAATTTACATCAAAATATTTTTTTAAACCTATTGAATCATTTGCAGATTTATTCCAAATTTTTTGTTGCATCAATTCAAATAACAACAAGCCATCTTCATATTCCTGCAAAGTGTAAGCGTATTCTGGTTCTGTATAAATTAAGTTTTCTTTGTAATAGGTTAAAATTTCTTGGTCTTTAAACATATCAAACAAGGCAAAAACGGGTATGTGTCTTCTGTTTCTAATATATTTTATAAAGTCTTCTTGACTTATACTTTTATCATTAATGCTAAAAATAACATTTTGTAAAGAATCTTTTGGAATAGATCTTAAATTCTTTCTATTTAATATTTTTTTTGCGTCTTCGTTTTCTACAATTTTATAATCTTTCTTTAACTTATTAATAATTGCTTTATCAGACAATTGCATTCTAGAACTTCTTTTTACTTTATTGGTAAGCTCTTTTTTCATATCATCAAAAGATGCAATAGGATGTTTTTTTAGCAATTTAACAATATGCCAACCAAAACGTGTTTTAAAGGGTTTAGAATATGTGTTTTCTTCAGTAAGTGCAAAAATGGCATCGTCAAAAGGCTTTACCATTCTTCCTGGTCCAAATTTACCCAATCTTCCTCCTTTATTTTTAGAACCTGGATCTTCAGAAAACTCTCTTGCCAATTCTTCAAAATTATTGTTGATAATTAACTTATCATAAACTTCAAAAATTTTCTTTTTACCAAGAGAAGTTGTGTCTAAAATTAAAATATGTGCAGCTTCTAATTCTCCTTTAGATTCTCTTACATCATCAACTTTTAAAATATGGTAACCAAACTGACTTCTAAAAGGCATAGAAACTTCGCCAACTTTAGTTGTGTAAGCAGCTTCTTCAAAAGGATATACCATTCTAAAAGCAGAAAAATAACCTAAATTACCATTGTTACCTTTTCTACCCGTTTTTGGGTCTCCTTGCGCAGATTTGTCTTCAGAAACCTCTGCAGCTACAGCTTCAAAATCTTCACCATTAACAATTCTATTTCTAATTTTTATAATCTTATTATAAGCTATTAAAGTATCATTAGGAGAAGCATCTCTTGGAGTTCTAATTAAAATATGCTTTGCTTTTACTTCATTTTTTGTTCTAAAATAAGCATCTTTTACTAATTTATCTAAAAAAGTAGTGTCTTGTAAATAAGGAGCAGAAAGCTGGTTTTTATACGTTTCCATTTCTCTTTTGTAAGAAGGTAGCGTATCTAATTTAATTTTGTAAGCTTCTTTTACTTTTAGTTTATAGTTTATAAATAGTTCTAAATTTTTGGTTACATCTCTAGCTTCTTCATTATCTACTGCATCCAAATTTTTTTCATAAACTCTTTTAAATTCAGATACTGTAGTTTTTTCTCCATCAATTGTAACCAAAGTCTGGTCTTTCTTTTGCGAAAAAATAGATATTGATGTACATAAAACAATAACTAATAAAACTGATTTTCTCATAAATATTCTAATTATAACGAAATGATTCCTTTAATTTTTTCTGCTTTTTTATAATATGATATTACTTCATCTGAAGTTTGTACCTTTAATACGATAGAAACACTAATATATTTTCCGGTTTTCGATTTTTTTGTATTAATAACTGCACCTGTATTGTCAAATAAATCTTCTACTTCTTCAACTTGATTTTCATCTGTAGGCACAATAAATTTATACATATAATCTGCAGGAAATGCAGTAGTATCATCTAATTGACCTTTTAATTTGGTGTAAAATGCATTCTTATCACTCATAATATTTTATTCTTTTTTGTTAATTAATTACAAATAACAAGCCACAAAA harbors:
- a CDS encoding RsmD family RNA methyltransferase, which encodes MRIISGKYKSRRLSAPKNLPVRPTTDMAKESLFNILNNTYYFDNISVIDLFAGTGNISYEFASRGTKNIYAIDAHFGCIKYINETAKDLELPINTFKSDVYKFLEKTSLQADVIFADPPYDFETEQFLKIVDLVFDRKLLAEEGVLIVEHSKHTDLSKHEKHAYDKRYGGNVFSFFEV
- a CDS encoding DUF493 family protein encodes the protein MSDKNAFYTKLKGQLDDTTAFPADYMYKFIVPTDENQVEEVEDLFDNTGAVINTKKSKTGKYISVSIVLKVQTSDEVISYYKKAEKIKGIISL
- a CDS encoding DUF3822 family protein, with the translated sequence MLKKSSNISLKNTKDTKLSIQFNLDGFSFCISNIANNNTLYFSEYQFSETQLTPENLLLEVEEIFKKDTNLQHDFSNVTVIHQNNLSTLVPNKYFVEERLADYLNFNIKTLATDFITFDEIDNMEAKNVYVPYVNINNYLFQNFGEFEYKHHISVLLKKLLETTNTVEKTMFVNVSKASLDLVVLQNNKLLFSNSFSFETKEDFIYYILFVAEQLELNTEVFPLYFMGEVKITSDIYKIAFAYIRNIYFLESKNSIFNHLESPKHSNYILLGS
- a CDS encoding AAA family ATPase, with protein sequence MSDVNAVKELVNKYNLLKEEIGKVIIGQHEAVNFTLLSIFCGGHSLLIGVPGLAKTLLVNTVSDALGLNFKRIQFTPDLMPSDILGSEILDESRQFKFIKGPIFSNIILADEINRTPPKTQAALLEAMQERSVTVSGNHYKLDLPFFVLATQNPIEQEGTYPLPEAQLDRFMFSINLEYPTFEEEVTVVKNTTSNINNSINSLFSAKEIVEVQKLIRKIPVADNVIEYAVSLVGKTRPKSPAATDLVKSYLDWGAGPRASQNLILAAKAHAAVNGKYSPDIEDVKAVAIPILSHRIVKNYKAEAEGITISDIITSLL
- a CDS encoding peptidylprolyl isomerase; amino-acid sequence: MRKSVLLVIVLCTSISIFSQKKDQTLVTIDGEKTTVSEFKRVYEKNLDAVDNEEARDVTKNLELFINYKLKVKEAYKIKLDTLPSYKREMETYKNQLSAPYLQDTTFLDKLVKDAYFRTKNEVKAKHILIRTPRDASPNDTLIAYNKIIKIRNRIVNGEDFEAVAAEVSEDKSAQGDPKTGRKGNNGNLGYFSAFRMVYPFEEAAYTTKVGEVSMPFRSQFGYHILKVDDVRESKGELEAAHILILDTTSLGKKKIFEVYDKLIINNNFEELAREFSEDPGSKNKGGRLGKFGPGRMVKPFDDAIFALTEENTYSKPFKTRFGWHIVKLLKKHPIASFDDMKKELTNKVKRSSRMQLSDKAIINKLKKDYKIVENEDAKKILNRKNLRSIPKDSLQNVIFSINDKSISQEDFIKYIRNRRHIPVFALFDMFKDQEILTYYKENLIYTEPEYAYTLQEYEDGLLLFELMQQKIWNKSANDSIGLKKYFDVNSTKYKSKELEKIKGEVMNDYQNFLEKEWIAALRRESKIKVDKRQLKKLIKFYEER
- a CDS encoding peptidylprolyl isomerase, which codes for MPHKTIILKYIKFPLIAAFFGLMSLQTTAQKVKIDGVAVVVGKNIVLDSDIDKFKQEIELRSEGKVAITDCEMLEELMQQKLLAHHAVIDSVTVSESEISSRVDRSIQFFTQQYGTVDKVIKAYGFNDLDDLKKELNTVQKENLLIEKEQQKITEKVDVTPEEVRLYYNGLKDKGELPDFPAEIELAQIVINAEPTQEENDRIIAKLNEIKKELEDGANFKMKAIINSDDPGVTQNGGRYTITKDASFIKEFKEMAFTLDIGQVSKPFKSDFGYHLMQLHEVKGNTRVASHILMQPEIPENKLNEVKEKAEKIIEDIKSGKITFDEAVKKYSQDDDTKNNGGLIINPSTGESKFDLTRMDPAFYARVSDLKKGEITDAFFDQTRGGDKMFKFILMRDRTDTHTADLVEDYVKIQQLALQKKKEETVEKWAKEKITDTYIKLGEDHGKCSFKRNWKKKTSK